A genome region from Coffea arabica cultivar ET-39 chromosome 7e, Coffea Arabica ET-39 HiFi, whole genome shotgun sequence includes the following:
- the LOC113700800 gene encoding uncharacterized protein: protein MEFLRMNKKVTVGAFKDKVHEELNVNITKDQAYKTCGKAKILIQGKYKQQCTRIWDYCEELLSSNPGSTVHVETEANEFSGKETFRRLYICFAALKKGFKEGCRPVLGMDGCHLRGPHPGVLLTAVGIDANDCIYPVAYAVVETKNKSSWTWFFEFLKFDLTIQDQRQWTFISDRQKGLGSAIQDILPRVEHRHCVGHLHNNFKKVHPGETLKGCIALTGAEPESLVHPYYSRDAYLKAYEPAIGPINGPNNWKRCKRAPMYAPKKLKLSGRPKKARRREPG from the exons ATGGAGTTCCTGCGGATGAATAAAAAGGTTACGGTTGGTGCATTTAAGGACAAGGTGCATGAAGAACTGAATGTGAACATCACAAAAGATCAGGCTTATAAGACCTGTGGGAAAGCCAAAATTCTGATCCAAGGAAAATATAAGCAGCAATGCACAAGAATTTGGGACTATTGTGAGGAATTGTTGAGCTCAAATCCTGGTTCCACAGTGCATGTAGAGACGGAGGCTAATGAATTTAGTGGAAAAGAGACATTCAGAAGACTATACATTTGTTTTGCAGCCTTGAAGAAAGGTTTTAAAGAAGGTTGTCGGCCTGTACTTGGTATGGATGGGTGCCATCTAAGAGGACCACATCCGGGAGTACTTTTGACAGCAGTAGGGATAGATGCTAATGATTGCATCTATCCTGTTGCATATGCAGTGGTTGagaccaaaaacaagagttCTTGGACATGGTTCTTTGAATTCTTAAAGTTTGATCTCACAATCCAGGACCAAAGACAATGGACATTTATCAGTGATAGGCAAAAG GGTTTGGGTTCCGCCATCCAAGATATTCTTCCTAGAGTGGAGCATAGGCACTGTGTTGGGCATTTACACAATAATTTCAAAAAGGTCCATCCCGGAGAAACACTCAAAG GTTGCATTGCTTTGACCGGAGCCGAGCCTGAAAGTCTAGTGCATCCATATTACTCAAGAGATGCATATCTAAAGGCTTACGAGCCAGCTATTGGTCCAATTAATGGACCTAATAACTGGAAAAGGTGTAAGAGGGCCCCTATGTATGCACCTAAGAAACTAAAACTTTCCGGTAGGCCTAAGAAGGCAAGGAGGAGAGAGCCGGGATGA